The nucleotide sequence AAAATACAAAGTGGACGTTGATCCAGATACTCCATTGCTATGGGTAATACGAGAACAAATCGGCTTAACTGGCACCAAGTATGGTTGCGGTGTTGGTCAATGTGGTGCATGCACTGTGTTGTTTGAGGGCCAAGCAGTACGTAGCTGCTCCTTGCCGGTTGCTGCAGCTGAAGGTAAAAAAATTGAAACGATTGAGAGTCTTGAGAAGAGCGGACAGCTCTCTAAAGTTCAAAAAGCTTGGGTTGATAATCAAGTGCCTCAGTGTGGCTACTGTCAATCTGGCATGGTGATGGCAACAACCGCATTGCTACGCAATAATCCAAAACCAACCGATGCTCAGATTGATGAGTCCATCACTAATATCTGCCGTTGCGGCACATTTCAACAAGTGCGCGCGGCCATTCATGCTGCTAGCAAGGCTTAAGGGGGTAATCATGACTAATGCAATTAATACTTCCCGCCGTCAGTTTGTTGTTGGTTCTAGCGCTATTGCTACGGGCTTAGCTATCGGTTTTGATTTAAGTTTTATGTCCAATGCCCATGCGGCTATGGGCACAGGCACTACTTCTATGGCACCTTTGGCTACTCCAGAGATTGGTGTATGGGTAGTGGTTAAGCCAAATGATGATGTTGTAGTTCGTATTGTTCGTTCTGAAATGGGTCAAGGCACGATTACTGGTTTGGCTCAGATGGTTGCTGAAGAGTTAGAGTGTGATTGGAAGAAGGTCAACTATGAGTATCCAAGCCCCGCTGAAAGTTTAAAGCGCAAAGCCGTATGGGGTAGTTACTCTACTGGTGGTAGCCGCGGCATTCGTACATCTGAGCAGTATGTACGCAAAGGTGGCGCAGCCGCCCGCATGATGTTAATTCAGGCGGCGGCGAATCAATGGAATGTCCCGGCCTCAGAGTGCGTTGCTGCTAACAGCGTGATTACCCATACTCCATCAGGACGCAAAACAACGTTTGGAAAAGTTTCTGTAGCGGCATCACAACTGCCAGTGCCAACAGAAGTTCCTTTAAAAGATCCAAAAGAGTGGAAACTCATTGGTAAATCAGTCAATCGTATTGATGGCGTCTCCGATAAGGTAACGGGTCGTCAGATATATGCAATTGACCTTAAGATGCCAGGCATGTTGGTTGCCAACATCAAAGAATCTCCTGTATTTGGTGGAAAGGTAAAGAGTTATGACGCCGCTAAAGCTCAGAGCATGAAAGGCGTAAAGAAGGTAGTGCAAGTTGGTGATTCAGCAGTTGCTGTGGTGGCTGATACTTTCTGGCAAGCTAAAACTGCTTTAGACCAAGTCAATATTGTTTGGGATAACGGCGCTAATGGCGATGTCTCAAGCGCCTCAATTAAGAAGATGCTTGAAGATGGCCTGAATGCAGATGATGCATTTGTTCATAACACTAACGGCGATGTTAAATCCGCTCTCTCTAATGCGTCTAAAAAGATAGAGGCAACTTATTTCTATCCATTCTTAAACCATGCAACGCTTGAGCCGCAAACAGCTACAGCAAAATGGACTCCGGATTCTTGTGAAGCTTGGGTGCCTACTCAAGACGGCGAGGCATCTTTGGCGGCAGTGATTGCAGCCTCTGGTTTGCCTGCTGAGAAATGTAACGTCTACAAAGTGAACCTTGGAGGCGGCTTTGGTCGTCGTGGCGCTTTCCAGGACTACACAACCCAGGCGGTGAACATTGCAAAACAAATGCCTGGTACGCCGATCAAGTTGATTTGGACTCGCGAAGAGGATATGACGCAAGGTCGTTACCATCCGGTGATGATGTGCAAGATGACAGCAGCGATCGATGACAAGAAAAATGTCACTGGTTTGAATATGCGTTTGTCAGGCCAGTCTATCTTGGCCGCAGTACGCCCAGCTGTTGTAGCTGCCAACAAAGGTAAAGATCCGTTGGCATTTCAAGGTCTCGACCCAAGTGGTGAACACGGTATTACCTATAGTTTCCCCAACTTGACGATTGATCATGCAATGCGTAATACCCATGTCCCACCAGGATTCTGGCGCGGTGTTAACGTCAATCAAAACGCCATTTTTATTGAAACCTTTATGGATGAATTGGCTGAAGCAACTGGTATGGATGCGGTGGAGTTCCGCCGTAAGCATATGAAGGACTTCCCAAGAGCAGAAGCGGTTTTGAATGCAGTTGCTGATGGCATTGGCTGGACCAAGCCTGCTGCCCCTGGTGTTTATCGTGGGGTTGCGCAGATGCGCTCATTCGGTAGCTACGTTGCAGCAGCATGTGAACTTTCTGTGAAGAATGGCAATGAAGTGAAGATTCATCGCATTGTTGCTGCTACCGATCCTGGTTATGTAGTGAACCCAGCACAAGTCAATCGTCAAGTATCTGGTTCTTTCGTGTACGGCCTATCTGCACTCTTTGAAGAAGAAATTACGATCGAGAAGGGCGCTGTTGTGCAGAAGAACTTTGATACCTTTAACTCGATTCGACTCTCGCAAATGCCAAAAGTCGAAACCATCATTATTCAGGGTGGCGGTAAAGATTGGGGCGGAGTTGGTGAGCCAACGATTGCGGTTGCTGCACCTGCGGTGCTCAATGCGATTTACCGTGCTACCGGCAAGCGTTACCGTACAGTGCCTCTGAAAAATAGTGGTATCAAGCTCGTTTAATCTGGAGAATTGCACTAGATGAGCAAGAGGGGCGTTCTAGCGATCATATTGCTAGGCGCCCTTAGTTTCTCTGGAGTATTGGCGCAACAAATAGTGGCGGGTCAGATTGAAAAGCCTCTGACTGCTACTCCCGGAGACGCACAGCATGGTCGTGCGATTGTCTTAAGTCGTCAAACAGGGCTATGCATTCTTTGTCATAGCGGACCTTTTCCAGAGGAGCGATTTCAGGGTAATTTAGCTCCCGATCTGGCTAGTAGTGTTGGCTCTTTGACTGCCCCACAACTGCGTGCCAGACTCGTCAATGCAAGTTATTTCAACCCCAATACCATCATGCCGTCTTATTACCGTACAGATCATTTAAATCGTGTAGCGAGTAAGTTTGCAGGCCAAACGATTTTAAGTGCGCAAGAAATAGAAGATGTTGTCGCCTTCCTATTAACCCTTCAAAATGTGAATCAACAAACAAAAACAATCAGCAATAAAAACACCTATTGAATTATGAAGATGCAATTAAGTCGCCGCCGTTGGTTAAAAAGTATTCAAAGTCTTAGTATTTTTGCTTTGGGCACTTGGTTTAGTCCTTTGAATGTGCTGGCCAAAAAGGAGGATGCAACAAAGGCCATACAAGAAATCACAGGAGGTAAGCCCATCATTGATGGCAAGGTGAAGTTAGTTATTCCGCCGCTTGTAGAAAACGGAAACTTAGTTGTTCTCAAGCTGAGCGTTGAGAGCCCAATGACTGCTAATGATTATGTTAAATCCGTTCACGTCATTGCAGAAGGCAACCCTTTGCCCAATATATTTACGGTGCACTTAACGCCGCGATCTGGAACTGCCAATATTACGACTCGTGTACGTTTGGCAGACAGCCAAACTGTGTGGGCAATCGCGCAAATGAGCGATGGCAGTTTTTATCAAGGCTCTGCTGAGACTTTGGTAACACTCTCAGCTTGTACAGAACTTGTGTGAAGGTTTGGATATGAGTAAAACATCACGCACTTCCATCACCATGCCAACCACTGCAAAGCAGGGTTCGATTATTGAGATTCGTGCAATAGCACAGCACGATATGGAGTCTGGTTTTCGATATACCGAAGGCGGTAAATTGATTCCTCGCGACATTATTCGGGAATTCACCTGCACCTATAACAATGTAGAAGTATTCAGGGCGGATTTTTATCCCGGTACTGGCGCTAACCCATTAATTATTTTCACTACTATTGCCACAGAGACGGGTAATTTGGAATTTAGATGGGTCGGTGATGATGGTTACGAAGCAATCAATCAAGCCCACATTACGGTTTCATGAGTATTTCAAAAAGCTGGGCTTTTGTATTTGGTCTCTTCTATTTCTTTGCTTCTGCAGGCAGTAGCGCGTCAGAGCTAAACAAATCAAAGCTTCAGTCTAGCTATGAACTGATGTCGGCTGAAAATAAAGCGATGCAAGACGATGCAAGCTTAAATCCAGCAATGTTCTGGGTTG is from Polynucleobacter sp. MWH-UH23A and encodes:
- a CDS encoding (2Fe-2S)-binding protein, whose amino-acid sequence is MADLNVNGKKYKVDVDPDTPLLWVIREQIGLTGTKYGCGVGQCGACTVLFEGQAVRSCSLPVAAAEGKKIETIESLEKSGQLSKVQKAWVDNQVPQCGYCQSGMVMATTALLRNNPKPTDAQIDESITNICRCGTFQQVRAAIHAASKA
- a CDS encoding molybdopterin cofactor-binding domain-containing protein, with translation MTNAINTSRRQFVVGSSAIATGLAIGFDLSFMSNAHAAMGTGTTSMAPLATPEIGVWVVVKPNDDVVVRIVRSEMGQGTITGLAQMVAEELECDWKKVNYEYPSPAESLKRKAVWGSYSTGGSRGIRTSEQYVRKGGAAARMMLIQAAANQWNVPASECVAANSVITHTPSGRKTTFGKVSVAASQLPVPTEVPLKDPKEWKLIGKSVNRIDGVSDKVTGRQIYAIDLKMPGMLVANIKESPVFGGKVKSYDAAKAQSMKGVKKVVQVGDSAVAVVADTFWQAKTALDQVNIVWDNGANGDVSSASIKKMLEDGLNADDAFVHNTNGDVKSALSNASKKIEATYFYPFLNHATLEPQTATAKWTPDSCEAWVPTQDGEASLAAVIAASGLPAEKCNVYKVNLGGGFGRRGAFQDYTTQAVNIAKQMPGTPIKLIWTREEDMTQGRYHPVMMCKMTAAIDDKKNVTGLNMRLSGQSILAAVRPAVVAANKGKDPLAFQGLDPSGEHGITYSFPNLTIDHAMRNTHVPPGFWRGVNVNQNAIFIETFMDELAEATGMDAVEFRRKHMKDFPRAEAVLNAVADGIGWTKPAAPGVYRGVAQMRSFGSYVAAACELSVKNGNEVKIHRIVAATDPGYVVNPAQVNRQVSGSFVYGLSALFEEEITIEKGAVVQKNFDTFNSIRLSQMPKVETIIIQGGGKDWGGVGEPTIAVAAPAVLNAIYRATGKRYRTVPLKNSGIKLV
- the soxX gene encoding sulfur oxidation c-type cytochrome SoxX, yielding MSKRGVLAIILLGALSFSGVLAQQIVAGQIEKPLTATPGDAQHGRAIVLSRQTGLCILCHSGPFPEERFQGNLAPDLASSVGSLTAPQLRARLVNASYFNPNTIMPSYYRTDHLNRVASKFAGQTILSAQEIEDVVAFLLTLQNVNQQTKTISNKNTY
- a CDS encoding SoxY-related AACIE arm protein, whose product is MQLSRRRWLKSIQSLSIFALGTWFSPLNVLAKKEDATKAIQEITGGKPIIDGKVKLVIPPLVENGNLVVLKLSVESPMTANDYVKSVHVIAEGNPLPNIFTVHLTPRSGTANITTRVRLADSQTVWAIAQMSDGSFYQGSAETLVTLSACTELV
- a CDS encoding thiosulfate oxidation carrier complex protein SoxZ, translating into MSKTSRTSITMPTTAKQGSIIEIRAIAQHDMESGFRYTEGGKLIPRDIIREFTCTYNNVEVFRADFYPGTGANPLIIFTTIATETGNLEFRWVGDDGYEAINQAHITVS